Below is a window of Bacteroidota bacterium DNA.
CCTTATATTGTAATAGAAATCATCGGGAAGGGTGATTTTTGAAGAACAAGCGGCGTTTAATCTGGTACTAGCACCTGACCCAGGTCCTACCTATCGCATAACATCTGTTGTTCAAGGCACTGGTGTTGTACCGTGTTAACGCTGGCACAATCAAGGTTACAGTACACAAGGTTACAGGGCATCGACAGCTTCTCAGGGGTTTCCTTACCCTAAACTGATGCCCGTCACTGTACAGTAAGCAACCGGTGAGGTGGCGCTGCCGGTTTCTATAATATGCCCCAATTTTGATGACCTCTGCTACCATATTCCCTGATACAACTATTTTAATCCAGTACCAGGCACTGGATCGCATCGACTGGCGCAAAGTTTTGGGGGTTAAGCATGTAAAGCTGGTACTCACAACAGCCATGCTACAGGAAATTGAGGACATCAAAAACCAGGATATCTCGCCTACCCTTGCCAGAAAAGCAGAAGCCTCTTTGCGCGTCATCAACACCTTGCTTGATGGTTCGCGAGAAATGCCTGCTTATTTGAAAATTATCCAGGCAGACGCCCCGGAACTCGACTTTGAACGGGAGCAGCTGGATCCTAACTCAATGGCGGATCTACTGGTTGCAACCATTATTGACTACCAGCGCAAGCAAGCACTGGAGTATGTGGTGTTGTTCTCCGACGACACAGAGACTTGTGAGAAAGCGGATGCCGCCGGCATCGAAATCGCTTCACTCTCACGTAATTTCATGACCCGGGCAAACCAGCCGCAGGCACCCCAAACGCCGCCGCCGGCAAAGCTTCAGCCCCAGGATACACCGCCACGCGAGAAGCAGTCAGTTTCCGGGTTGTTTGCAACTTCCACGCAAAAACTGGCCAATCCTACCCCCCTCTTTAAAAACAAGCTGATCGATAATAGCTCAGATGCAGCACCTGAGCATCAGCCGGTAAGTGAGGCACAAGATGCCACAGCTCCAGAAGCAACAGAAAAAGAAGCAACAGAACCTCCTTCCCTGCAGACTAACAAGCTGTTTGAGGTCATTAACCCTGATGAAGTGCCAGACGCGCCCGTAGCTGCCGTCGAACAGCCAACAGTCGCCGAGGACGCCAAGCCAACAGAAGAATTGGATCAGCCGGCCATTGAGATCAATGTACCGCCCCCACCGCCCTTTGTTGACATCATCCAGGAGCCTGCCCGGCCGGATCACAGCACACGCGACTCCTATCACCCATCTGGCGCGCCTGTAAAACCTAAATTTAGCATCGACGCCATTGCCGGCAGAAAAAAAACAGTGCCGGCAAAAGGAAGTCCTGACAATCCGCAAGCGGTACCTGCAGGGCAACCTGGGCCGTCTGATGCAAAGCCACTACCGCCAATTACCTCGCGGATTATCACACCTGACGCGCCGGCTGAGGTAACACCAACTACAACATCACCCGATGCACCAACGCGGCCAACCCCGTCGTTCTCGTTTACGAATATTTCCAAAGGCACCCACGCAGACTCCGAAGCGAGTCCGCCTGCGCCTGAGCCAGAACCTGTAGATGAAAAGCCTGAATTGCGTCTCGCCTTCGATGGCGATGAGCAACGCTGTGGGTTAATCATCCATCATCCGGAATACCCATCTATCGATGAGGTCACCGAAACGATTGCCGCGCTTCGGAGAAACTATCCCAAGCTCGCTATGCTTGGGACCTCCAGCGGTGATGGTCTCGGTTCTACCATATCAGGATACGACGAACCCGTTGCTGTTGGCACCGAGGATGTATTTTTCCAGCGGCGCAACACCCGCATTAAGCGATACAACTCGGCGCTTGAATCTTATTACGCAAATTCCGAAAAGTACCTGAGCGAAGTGGCTGAGTTTGAGAATTTCCGCCGGCGCTCTGCCCAACTGGACTTGATGCTTATAAATGAGCTCCCGGATTCGCTCAAAAGCCTCTACATTGCCATTCATTTCCCGAGTAACCTCAGGGTCTTCTCTGAGGATAATCTCCCCGAAAAACCGGTTGGCCCAACCCCACCCGATGAACCCAACCTGGATGCCATTTTCGACAAAATCAGGCTACCCGGCGTACCGGTCCCCGGTGAAATTTCTACCAACTCGGATATTAAAATGCGTAGCCGTAACCTCGCGCCAATGGAAGTGCGCTGGAATAAAGGATGGGATGTGATCTATTCGATGCGCGAAATTGAAAAGGGTGAGCACATTGCGTTCAACCCGCTCTACATAGTGTTTAACTCTTTCGAACACGCTACGTCTTTCAAGATCCAGTTTCGTGTGACGGTTGCCAGTGCTTCTTACGAGGAGCGCGGCAGCCTTGAAGTGCTTGTACGCAAAGAGATCTAATCTTCGAAAGAGATCTGGTCTTACGCCATCCAGACGAAGTAGACCATAACGACGGCAATGGACATTACGATGAAGCTCACGGGCATGCCGGCCTTCATGTAGTCCTGGAATCGATACCCACCAGCAGACATGACCATCAGGTTGGTCTGGTACCCAAATGGCGTCATGAAGCTTGCCGAGGCTGCAATCGAAATGGTCACCGCAATCGCTTCAGGGGGCAGGCCTGCGCTTGCTGCGACGGCTAGCCCAATGGGTAGCATCAGAATTGCAGCAGCCTGATTAGTAATCAACTCCGTAAGCAGGTTTGTAGCTATATAAATTACCGCAACAATGGCAATCGGACTCAACCCTTGCGTTACAACTTTTATCATGCCGGCAACAGCAATTGCCAATCCTGAATCTTGCACAGCCTGCCCGAGTCCTAATGCCGCCCCTATCACTGCCAGCACAGAGAAGTTAATTGCTGCACGCGCGTCACTACCACGCATACATCGGGTAAGAATCATCCCCAGGGCAGCCACAAACGCAGCTGTAACCAGAGGAATCACTTGTGTTGTAAATGCAATGACCATCAACAGCAACAATCCCAAAGCAATCGGCGCGCGCTGCGTAATGGGCCTCTTTTTCTCCGGGCTCCTGGCGGCTACAAGGTAGAAGTCGTTTCTGTTTTCATTCCAGCGTTTGTCAAAACCACTGGTGGCTTCGATGAGCAACAAATCGCCGGCTTGCAACGGCGTACGCCCGACACCCCCACGCACCTTCTCACTCTGGCGCTGAATTCCCAACACAATGCCCTGATACCGCTCTCTGAACTTCACGTCTTTCAACGTTTTGCCGACAAGATCTGACGACTTGGAGACAACAGCTTCAAATAGCGGCAATGTCACATGCTCTTGCGTCTGTTCAATCGGTGTGGTGCCTCGGGTTAAGCCAGGGATTTCCATAAGGTCGGAAAGAATGCTGGCGCTCCCGGTAAAAAGCAATGTGTCGCCGGCTAGCAGAATTTCTTCCGGAGAAGCAGGAATGATGCGTGTCCCCCGCTGCACGTGCGCAAGGTAGGCGCCACCGAGGTCACGCAAACCAGACTTCTCGATGCTTTCGCCTATCATGTCAGCGTCGTTTGCCACCTTGAGCTCAAACAGGCACTCTTTTAACCCATCTTCAAAGATTTCGCCCTGGTTTGTTTTTTTAGGGAGTAACCGGTATCCAATTGTGGTAAAGTAGATCAGCACCACAATCGCAGCCGGCAAACCAACCCACGCCAGGTCAAACATCCCCAGGCCCGGGTAGCCTTCTGCAATGAGTAATTCAGAGACCACAATGTTGGTAGACGTACCAATCAGGGTACACATGCCGCCAATAATCGCCGCATAGGAGAGCGGCATCAGCAGTCGAGACGACGGTATTTTAGTTTTTTCCGACCATTGCTGGACACGCGGGACAAGCATGGCAACAATCGGGGTATTGTTCAGAAATGCTGACAGAAGGGCCGTAAACCCCATGAGCCGAGGCATAGCCCCACCGAGACCCGATTTACGTGGCAGGATGTGTCGATCCAGGAATCGCAGGGCTTCGGTGCGTTGTACACCTGCCGCAACAACGTAGAGTGCGCCAATCGTGAATACTGCCGGGTTCGAAAATCCGCGAAAAGCTACATCGGGCGCAACCACGCCGGCAAAAAGCAACAACCCAAGTGCCCCAAGGAGAATCAGCTCAGGCCTTGCGATGTCCCGCAATAGCGCAATCACAACGAGCACAATCACTCCCAGGGTAAACCAGGCTTCCCAACTTATACTCGCAACATCCATAGCTTGCAATTCTTCTGCATGCAGCATGCATGCAACTCATATTTATTTTATTCGACCAGCCTCATTAATCGATCATTTCCACTTGTCGACCAGCCGTTACTATTAGAGATACACTTAATCACAAATAAGGGCATTTATTCATGTATCGGATTGATTGAGACACTTTATATGATAGGCCCAGGATAATTTCAATCTCATCCGGCTACCCTACATCGTCACAGATACTCCCTCTATACGAAAAGACTTAATTATCAGAATGTGCGCATAGTGTACTGAAAACGTTATTGTTTGATTCGACGGGATTTCAAGGTCAAACCACACAGTTTAATTTCAGTGACGCCGGCCGATACCTATACTGATTCCTCAATCAGACATAACCTACTTTTTGCAGCGGTAGGTACCCACTTAAAACGCTGCTTATACGCTCCAAAGAGTCTCCCCACGTATATCCACAACCTTATAGTCTGACTGGCTAAACAACATACCTTATAGTGTTCAGCCACATTACGTGCATGATATAAGCTGTAATGATTACTAGATACTTCGGTATTTAATCATTCGCTCAAATCATAGCCGAAGCATTTATGCCTATCGCGTCCCCCGCTCCTTATCTCTTTAGAAATTACTCCTGACGATCATGACCCAATCTGTAGAGACGGGCACAGCCCATGAATTCTGGGAAAGTGCCTTCACCAAAGAACGGAAACTGACGAAATTTGACGCCTCTTTTGCACAACAAGGTAACAAGACCCATCAGGCATTTTATGATATCATCGGTGATGTCAAAGACAAGGAAGTGTTAGAAGTAGGATGTGGTACGGGGAAGCTTTCTGTTTTTCTGGCAACACAAGGCGCCAGGGTTACTTCGACCGACTTCACAAAGAATGCGCTTGAAAACACCCGTGCCCTGGCAGCACACAATGGTGTTGAAGACCGGATTACGCTTGCCCAGGTTGACGGGCTCGATCTGCGTTCGTTGAACAAAAAGTTTGATCTGGTGGTTGGCCGGTTTGTTTTGCATCACATCGAGCCATTTGACCAGTTTGTGGACGTGCTGCACGATGTTCTCAATGAAACAGGCCGCGGCGTATTTTTCGAAAACAACTCCCGAAATCCTATGCTGATGTTTGCCAGAAAAAACCTGGCCGGCAAAATGGGTATCCCGCGCTATGGTGATGATGAAGAATATCCGCTAGAGCAAGCTGAAATCGAGATGATTGAAAAACAATTTGACCGGGTAACGCAGCATTTTCCAGAGTTGGTGTTCTTCAAGAAACTTGACACCTACATCTTTCGTCATAAAAAGCTCTTTACGCCCCTCTTGAAAGTCAACAAATGGCTTGACGCTTCTCTGTTTACGCTTATCCCCGGCTCGCGCAAATATAGCTACCTGCAAATTGTCGAAATGGCAAAAGGTGGTTCATAGTCGTACGGAGATGGGATCAGGCACGCATCTTGATTTATAATGGTTGCCCCCCTGTTTATCAGATGTAACCGTTAATTCCTCTGACACATGCTGTACGCACCTTTTACCGATAGACAGGCTTCAGGCGCCAAATCGAGCCTGTTTCTGCTACTTTACCTCTTCATCTTCCCGCTGACGCCTGCTTGCGCCAGCCAGCAACACGCTGCGCATCAGCACGAAGACCAACGCAATGCGTCTACAATCGTAGACAATCCCACCAACTTGATGCGCTGGAGTGATCCGGCGACCTGGCAGGCCCTTGGCCAACAAAAACCTGTTGAAGGCGATGAGGTCAACATTCCTGCCGGCACGGCTTTGCTACTCGATGAAAGCCCGCCCCAATTGAAAGGCATGTTTGTAGATGGCGAACTGCACTTCGCCGAGCAAGACCTCTACCTTTCGGCAGATTACATCATCGTCGGCGGCCTCCTTCAGATCGGCTCACCCGACAACCCTTTCCAACACAAAGCCACCATTAACCTGACCACCGAGTACACAGACCGAAAAACGGATGTTGCGATGTGTGGTACCAAAGTGCTCTGCGCGATGGGTGGCAAATTTGAACTGCACGGCGCCCTGTCATCGCCGGCGTGGACGCGCCTTGCCGACGGGCACACCGCAGCAGTCGGTGCAACCCACATTACGCTTGAAGAACCCGTCTCGTGGCGCGCAGGAGATCAAATTGTTATTGTCAGTACAGACTTTGACCCCAACCAGGCTGAGCGCCGGCAGATCAGCGATGTGTCTGCTGATGGCCTCGTGGTATCGTTTGAAGAACCCCTGAACTACATGCACTGGGGTACCATCATGGATTACAGTGGACACAAAATCGATCAGCGGGCTGAAGTCATGCACCTGGATCGCAACATTGTAGTGCAGGGTGATGAAGCAACTGATGACGGTTTATTTGGCGGCCATGTGATGATTATGTCCAAACACATGCACCACATGGATCCGGACATGAGTGAAATCGATTGGCAGCAGA
It encodes the following:
- a CDS encoding SLC13 family permease, whose protein sequence is MLHAEELQAMDVASISWEAWFTLGVIVLVVIALLRDIARPELILLGALGLLLFAGVVAPDVAFRGFSNPAVFTIGALYVVAAGVQRTEALRFLDRHILPRKSGLGGAMPRLMGFTALLSAFLNNTPIVAMLVPRVQQWSEKTKIPSSRLLMPLSYAAIIGGMCTLIGTSTNIVVSELLIAEGYPGLGMFDLAWVGLPAAIVVLIYFTTIGYRLLPKKTNQGEIFEDGLKECLFELKVANDADMIGESIEKSGLRDLGGAYLAHVQRGTRIIPASPEEILLAGDTLLFTGSASILSDLMEIPGLTRGTTPIEQTQEHVTLPLFEAVVSKSSDLVGKTLKDVKFRERYQGIVLGIQRQSEKVRGGVGRTPLQAGDLLLIEATSGFDKRWNENRNDFYLVAARSPEKKRPITQRAPIALGLLLLMVIAFTTQVIPLVTAAFVAALGMILTRCMRGSDARAAINFSVLAVIGAALGLGQAVQDSGLAIAVAGMIKVVTQGLSPIAIVAVIYIATNLLTELITNQAAAILMLPIGLAVAASAGLPPEAIAVTISIAASASFMTPFGYQTNLMVMSAGGYRFQDYMKAGMPVSFIVMSIAVVMVYFVWMA
- a CDS encoding PIN domain-containing protein, with product MTSATIFPDTTILIQYQALDRIDWRKVLGVKHVKLVLTTAMLQEIEDIKNQDISPTLARKAEASLRVINTLLDGSREMPAYLKIIQADAPELDFEREQLDPNSMADLLVATIIDYQRKQALEYVVLFSDDTETCEKADAAGIEIASLSRNFMTRANQPQAPQTPPPAKLQPQDTPPREKQSVSGLFATSTQKLANPTPLFKNKLIDNSSDAAPEHQPVSEAQDATAPEATEKEATEPPSLQTNKLFEVINPDEVPDAPVAAVEQPTVAEDAKPTEELDQPAIEINVPPPPPFVDIIQEPARPDHSTRDSYHPSGAPVKPKFSIDAIAGRKKTVPAKGSPDNPQAVPAGQPGPSDAKPLPPITSRIITPDAPAEVTPTTTSPDAPTRPTPSFSFTNISKGTHADSEASPPAPEPEPVDEKPELRLAFDGDEQRCGLIIHHPEYPSIDEVTETIAALRRNYPKLAMLGTSSGDGLGSTISGYDEPVAVGTEDVFFQRRNTRIKRYNSALESYYANSEKYLSEVAEFENFRRRSAQLDLMLINELPDSLKSLYIAIHFPSNLRVFSEDNLPEKPVGPTPPDEPNLDAIFDKIRLPGVPVPGEISTNSDIKMRSRNLAPMEVRWNKGWDVIYSMREIEKGEHIAFNPLYIVFNSFEHATSFKIQFRVTVASASYEERGSLEVLVRKEI
- a CDS encoding class I SAM-dependent methyltransferase, producing MTQSVETGTAHEFWESAFTKERKLTKFDASFAQQGNKTHQAFYDIIGDVKDKEVLEVGCGTGKLSVFLATQGARVTSTDFTKNALENTRALAAHNGVEDRITLAQVDGLDLRSLNKKFDLVVGRFVLHHIEPFDQFVDVLHDVLNETGRGVFFENNSRNPMLMFARKNLAGKMGIPRYGDDEEYPLEQAEIEMIEKQFDRVTQHFPELVFFKKLDTYIFRHKKLFTPLLKVNKWLDASLFTLIPGSRKYSYLQIVEMAKGGS